The window GCTATTCCCTTTCGGAATAGCGGGCCGTTCTTATTTTGCACGTGGACGGGTTGGATGGACTGCTATCTGGCTGTCGTTTCTCGAATGTCAGCCCAGATACCTGTCAGGAAAGCATCTCGTCGGCATTCCCGTACCCTATCGCGCGTCGGGCGAATGGCCCATCATGTCCTCTTCCTGCCCATGATGGATATGGGCCTTGCGCCGTTCGACCCAACGGATGATCGGCCCAGCGCTCATGCCGTGGATCACTATGGAGGCGAGGATGGTAAAAGATACCGTTGCCCACAGGACTGGCAATTGCGGAAAGGTGGCATGGGTCTGGCCGTAAGCGAGGTAATAGATCGACCCCATGCCGCGCACGCCGAGGAACGCGATTGCCAATTTACCGGGCCATTGGGACCGGCAGTTCAGCTCAGCGAGTAAGCCGGAAAGCGGGCGGATGACGAAGATCAGCGTCAGGCCGACCAGCGCGGCAGGCCAGGTCAGCGCGCTGAGTACCCCGCTTGCCAGCATTGCGCCGAACCCGAAGAGAACCGCCACCAGCACGATCTGTTCGATCTGGTCGATGAAGTGGTGGGTGATCTTGTGATAACGGCTGCGCGCCTCCCGCTGGCGGGCCGTAACCGCGCCGACGAACACGGCGAGGAAGCCGTATCCTTCGACCACTTCGGCCAATCCATAGGCGAGCAACAGCGTGCCGAGCACCACCAGCCCTTCGCTGGTCGAGTATTTAGGTGCGTCGCTTTCCACATCCTCCATCGGTGCGTCGGCTTCGCGTTCGAACACGTACCATGCGCCCCAGCGGCCTACTGCGTAGCCCACGATGCAGCCTACCGCGATACGCCAGATTACGTCGAACGCGGTCCATTGCAGTAGGGTGTAATTGAGGTCGCTGCCCAATGCGGTAATCCCGACCAGCGCGATGGCGAGATAGGTGAAAGGAAAGGCCAGTCCGTCATTCACACCGGCCTCCACCGTCAGCGAAAATCGCACGTCGTGGCGCTTGTTCTCACCAGGCGGGCCAACCTGCACGCTGCGGGCGAGCACTGGATCGGTCGGGGCCAGGGCCGCACCAAGCAACACGGCGGAAGCAGGAGCAAGGCCCAATGCCCACCAGCCAAGCAACGCCACCAGCGCGATGGTCAGCGGCATGGCGATTGCCAGCAGCGGCCAGATCTGGCTCCAGTTTTTCCAGCTGACCGGCCGGTCGATCGCAATCCCCGCTGCCATCAGCGAAGCGATCACGATAAACTCCGTCACATATTCCAGCGCAATGGCATCGAACCCGTCCATGGCCGGATTGAGTACCGGCAAGCCTATCGGAAGCGAGAAAACGAGAAATCCTGCAGCCACATAGACCAGCGGCAGGGACAGCCAGTATTTCGCCAGCTTCCGTTCCAGGCCTACGGCAAGCACCAGTCCCACCCCAAACAGGATGAACAGCAGGATGCGCGGATCGAAATCCAGTGGCATCAGTTAGACCCCGCGTCGGAGCGCCAGGGCTGATAGGTCGGTTCTGGAAGATCAGCGGAACGCGCGCGCTCGTAAGCCGCACCTGCTTTCAACACGGTATGATCGTCCCACTTCGCGCCCAGCAGGCTGAGGCCGACGGGCAGGCCCTCCACGTGGCCCATGGGCACCGTCAGATGCGGTGAGCCAGCGATGGCGGCGGGCGATCCGAATCCGATGCTGCCGTTGAAAGCATCCCCGTTTACGAGGTCGCTGACCCATGCCGGACCCCGGGTGGGAGCCACCAGCAGCGCGACATTGTGCTGCTCCATCAGTGTCTCGGTCGTTTCAGGGCCGGCAAGGCGTAAGGCCGTGGCGCGATCCTTGCGGTATTGATCGGCGTCCGTCTTCGCGTCGGCATCGATGAATATGCTTTGCCCGAACCAGCGCAGTTCGCGATCCGCATTGGCTGTGTTGAAGGCGATCAGGTCGGCCAGGCTACGCGGTGTGTCGCGGCCTTCGATATCCGGGATGGAGCGTAGATATTTGCCCATCTCCTCCCGCAATTCGTACAATAACACGCCGTAGCTGGCGCCATACATGGCCGCATCCGGTTCGAACTCGATATCCACCAGCACCGCGCCTGCACGCTCCATATCGGCCAATGCGGTTTCGAACACCGCAGCCACGCGCGGATCGTCGCCGGTCTGTCTGCGCATCACGCCGATGCGCATGCCGCCAAGCGATGCGGTGTCGAGCCCGGAGGCGTAGTCCGTGTTCCGGTCGATGCGCGGCGAGAGGGTGATGCTATCCTCCTCGTCCGGCCCGGCCATGGCGCCCAGCAGCATGGCGGCGTCCTTGACGCTGCGCGCCATCGGACCGGCAGTATCCTGCGTGCTGGAGATCGGTACGATGTGGCGGCGGCTGATAACGCCGACGCTGGGCTTGAAGCCTACCACACCGTTCATGCTGGCGGGGCAGGTGATGGATCCGTTGGTCTCGGTGCCGATTGCGGCCCAGGCGAAGCCCGCCGCAACCGCCGCCCCGCTGCCCGAAGACGATCCGCAGGAATTGCGATCGGTGGCGTGGGGGTTCTTCACCAGCCCACCCACTGCGCTCCACCCGCTGGTGGAGTCATTGTCGCGGATATTGGCCCATTCGCTCAAGTTTGTCTTGCCCAGAACAACAGCACCTGCGCGGCGCATGTTGGCGATCAGCGGCGCGTCGCGGCCGGTCATATTGCCTGCCAGCGCCAGACTGCCGGCGGTCGTGGGCAGCTCGCGCGTTTCGATGTTGTCTTTCACCAGCACCGTCCGCCCGGCGAGCGGGAGGCCCGCCATCTGAGCCATGTTGGCATCCTGCGCTGCGTTAGGATTGACCGCGATGACTGCATTCAGTTGCGGGCCGGCATCGTCCAGCAGGGCAATGCGGCGCATATAGCGGGTCGCTTCGTCATAGGCATTGCGGTCCAGCATCACCGGTTCGTTGAACCGTTCGTAACTGGCGACCTGCCGCGCGGCGGAAGGGGCAGGATTGTCGATCGTCGTAAAGCTGACGCAGCCGCCCATTGTCAGAGCGATTGCGGTTGCGATTGTCTTGGTGAAGCGGGCGGGCGTCTGGAAGGTCATCGATGCACCATGGCAGGCCGCCCCGGCGATGCAAGCATGACCCGCGTCCGCTAGCCTGAAAGTCAGAAATTGCCGTTGATGCTCAAGGATATGATCTGCCCGAACTCCCGATCGCCGCGCTCGATGAAAGCGATGTCGCCATCGGGACGCGGGGTTAGGAACACGGTGCGGTCGATGCGTTCGGTTGCACCCAACAGATTATTGGCGTTGAAACGGACGGTGGTGCCCAGCACATCCTTGTTCTCTACGAATAACCCGGCAAAGACCGGCCCTTCGTCCTGCAGGCCGATTTCCAGCTGGCGAAATCGCGGTAACCTCTTGGTGTAGGACGCATCCCAGCCATAGGCCCAGTCGGATGCGGGAATATCGTGACGGTACCGCAGGCTGAACTGCCTTGTCCGGGCGCCCGAAAATTCACGTATCAAGCCGGTGGACGGATCTTCGATGCTGCTGAAATCGGCTTCCGCTTCCACATCGATCTGCGCCCCGTCGATGCCCAGCGGTTTGAGGTTGATGGTGGCTTCCAGCTCGATTTCGCTGGACGTGGCCCCGTCCACATTACCGCGTCCTTCGCCGCCACCGGGCAGGGGCACCAGGTCGACGAAGTCCTCGAATTGCTGATGTTCCGCTCGCAAGGTCAGCGATCCCCACGGCCCTAATGTCTTGCGTGCCTCAACCGAATATTGCCACGCCTGAAAGGGGCGCAGTTCGTTATTGCCGTCGCGCCCGTTATCATCGTCGAGCGATACGCGGGCCAGGAAATCCCCGAAGGACAACTGCCCGACGCGGCGGCGTATCTCACCGGAGATATCGAGCGTATTGCTAGGTTTCCATGCAAGGCTGGCGGACCCTTTGGGGCGTCTGTCGGATCGCTGATTGGCAGCGGAACCGGTCTGACTGATCGTGGAGAACTCCATCCCTAGCGTTGCCTGCAGGGCCAGCCGTTCGGCAATCTGGTGGCTACCGCTCAACGCAATATCGTAGCGATCTTCGGTTACGCCGCCCGACCCTTGCGGGAAATCGACAGGTTGCAACTCACCCGCCGCGTCGAGCGTAAACAGGCTGGCCACGTTATCGAGCCGGTTGAACGCCGCTTCGCCCGACAACTGCCAATCCGTGTCCAGCACGTTGAAGCCATACTCGGCGCGGCCGATGCGTTCGCCTTCCTTCGTCAGTTGGGCAAAACGGCCACCCGTCGCCGTACTGCCGTCCGCAAAGCTGGTGATCACGGTTTCGCCGAAATCTTCCTTGTCGAACCGCTCCAACCCGATCAGCTTCAGTCGCCCGCCGGCCAGCGCAAACTCCACATCCGCGCCGATTTCGTATTCGTAACCCGTTTCTTTGAGGTCGCGGATCTCCACACGATCGGCGAAACCCGGGCCGAATTGCTTCTCCTGCCCGTCAATGCCGAACCACGCCTGCGCATATCGCAGATTGAGATTGGCGACCGCGCTGCCTGGCAAATCGTAAGTCAGGTTCACCGTGCCAACCGGCTTGTCGAATGCACCGAACGATTCGCGCTGCTGCGTTTCGAGCAGCACGCCATCCGCATCGGACACGAAGGTAGGGCCGATTGCGCCGAACCGCCGGTTCGGATTGTCCAGCGCAAGCGTAAAGTCGAGCGGTCCGGTCGACCCGGTCAATGAAACCTCGCCGCCATACCATGCGAAGCGATCGGTGCGCGGCCGGTATTGCGTGCGATATTCGAATTGGCCGGACAGCCCGCCGCCGACCACGATGACATTGGCGACCTGGCCCGTCAGGCCGGGAATATCCAGCCTGGTGCCATCGACAATCTCGATCCGCGCAACCCTGTCTGCGGGAATGCGGCCAAGCTGGGCGGTGATATCGTCGGACTTGCTCGACAGCCGCTCTCCATTGACCAGCACATTGGTGTCAGCCTGACCGAGACCACGCTGGCTGTCTCCGCCACCGCCGCCGCCGCCGGAGATGCTGAAACCGGGTATTTCGCGAAGCATATCGAGCGCATTGCGCGGCGCAAAACGTTCAAAGAACCCTGGTTCGTATATATCGCCCGCCGCATCTGCGACATTGGCTCCCGGAGCGCCGTCGCCGACACCAGCGGCCTCGTCGACCGGTTCGGCCTCGCTGCCGATTGCTGCGGTGTCCTGCGCAGACGCTGGTGCTGCAAGCAACGCGCCGCCCAGCGCCAGCCAACAGGCATGACGCGGCCACGCGGAAACCTTTATGGTCACCCAATCTTTCGGCGGTAATGAAATAATGCGGTCCTTCTACGCGTGGGCATTGCACCCATACGCATCCGGCCGCGAAGTGGCCATCGACGTGCGACATTTCGCGTGCGACGAATGGCGGCTGGTCGGGTTGCTGCATCTTGCTGCTTGTGCGCCGCGACGGGTGCAATTGGTTAAGGCCCTTGAACAAGACAAGCCCAAGGGCAACATAGGCATTCAACGCGATATGACCGCACTTCCAGCGCGCGTACACCTGCGCGCTTCCAGCCAAGGACCATTCCCTTTATGATCGATCTTTTCGGCGGTAACGCCCATGCTTCTCAGGGCCAGTTTGAACGCGACCCCGTAACCGGCGCGCTGGTGCCGATGGTGGTCGAACAGACCAGCCGGGGCGAACGCAGCTTCGACATTTTCAGCCGCCTGCTGCGCGAGCGCATCGTCTTTGTCACCGGCCAGGTCGAAGACGGCATGGCTTCGCTCATCACGGCGCAGTTGCTTTATCTGGAAAGCGAAAATCCGTCGAAGCCGATTTCGATGTACATCAATTCGCCCGGCGGCGTTGTGACGGCTGGCATGGCGATCCATGACACGATGCAATACATCAAGCCGCGCGTCAGCACCGTCTGCATGGGTCAGGCCGCATCCATGGGTAGCTTCCTGCTGGCTGCGGGTGAGCCCGGCATGCGCGTGGCGCTGCCCAATGCCCGTATCATGGTGCACCAGCCGTCTGGCGGTGCCCGCGGCATGGCGTCCGACATTGAAATTCAGGCGCGCGAGATCCTGCGGATCCGCAAGCGCATGAACGACCTTTACGTCGAATATACCGGCCGCAGCTTGACCGAGATCGAAAAGGCGATGGATCGCGACACGTTCCTCGAAGCCGACGAAGCCAAGAAATTCGGCATCGTGGACAAGGTCTACGAGACACGGCCGGAAAACGAGGAAGAAGATCCCAATCCCCCGACCAAGGATGCGGATAAGGGCGCGGGCGGGGCGCCCGAATAAACATCCTGAATTCTTACTGCCGACAACTTTTTGCCGGCAGGGGGCCCCGAGGGGCATGGATCTTTTCGAAACCATGCCCCTTCAGCCTGTATCAAGGCGGGCCGGCTATGCCGGTTCGATTGCAATCTGAACTGTCCGCTTTAAAACCGGGCGAATCTCCAGCACGCAGCCACCAGGGATCGCGGCTGCGGGGGAACGGGAACGATATATGACGAAACTCACCGGATCGGACAGTAAAAGTACGCTGTATTGCAGCTTCTGCGGGAAGTCCCAGCACGAAGTGCGCAAGCTGATCGCCGGGCCGACCGTGTTCATTTGCGATGAATGCGTCGAACTGTGCAACGACATCATCCGGGAAGAAACGAAGGCCGGCCTGTCCGGGCGCAAGGAAGGCGACGTTCCCGCGCCGCGTGAAATCTTCGAAACACTGAACGATTATGTCATCGGGCAGGACCGCGCGAAACGCGTGTTGTCGGTGGCCGTCCACAACCATTACAAGCGCCTGAAGCACGCCGGAAAGTCGGGCGATGTGGAACTGGCGAAGTCCAACATCCTGCTCGTCGGCCCGACCGGCTGCGGCAAGACGTTGCTGGCGCAGACGCTGGCGCGCACCTTCGACGTGCCGTTCACGATGGCCGACGCGACCACTTTGACCGAGGCCGGTTATGTGGGCGAGGATGTGGAGAACATCATCCTTAAGTTGCTGCAGGCAAGCGATTACAACGTCGAGAAGGCGCAGCACGGTATCGTCTATATCGACGAGATCGACAAGATTACGCGCAAGGCCGAAAATCCCTCGATCACCCGCGATGTTTCGGGTGAGGGCGTGCAGCAGGCGTTGCTCAAGCTGATGGAGGGTACCACGGCTTCGGTGCCTCCACAGGGCGGGCGCAAGCATCCGCAACAGGAATTCCTGCAGGTGGACACGACCAACATCCTGTTCATCTGCGGCGGCGCGTTCTCGGGTCTGGAAAAGATCATTGCCGACCGTTTACAGAAACGCTCCATCGGTTTTGGCGCGCATGTCGCCGACCCTGACAAGCGCCAGGTGGGCGAGCTCCTCGAAAAGGGCGAGCCGGAAGATCTGCTGAAATTCGGGCTGATCCCCGAATTTGTCGGCCGTTTGCCGGTAATCGCCACCTTGCGCGATCTCGATGTGGACGCGCTCGTCACCATTCTGACCGAACCGAAAAACGCGCTGGCAAAACAATATGCCAAGCTGTTCGAACTGGAAGACGTGGACCTGACTTTCACCGACGATGCTCTGAAGGCAATCGCCGAACGTGCCATCAAGCGCAAGACCGGCGCACGCGGGCTGCGTTCGATCGTGGAAGGCATGCTGCTCGACACTATGTTCGACCTCCCGAGCATGGAAGGTGTCACCGAAGTGGTCGTGGACGAAGATGTGGTCGAGGGCCGCAAGGAACCCGTTCGCGTTCATTCCAACGACGATGATGGCGGAAAGACCAAGGACGAAGCTGCCTAATTTGTTTGGGACCCTGCGGGCGGGGGCCATCCGGCCCCCTCGCCTCCTCGCATAAGCTCGGGCGGCCGTTCGGCCTTGCGAGCCTGCGCAGGCTCGAACCATTCCTGGCAATTATTAGTACTGCATTACCTATTCCGCTCGGCACGAGAAGGGTGTGCGCGCGGGATTTAGTCTGGGAACCCTAGCTAACACCCCGTCCGGCAATCTCGCTCCTGTTCGATCTGGATCGTTGCATGGCCGATACGGTGGTGGGCGCGCAATTCGTCGGACAGGGTGCGCAAGAACGTATCGCCGGGATGGCCGGCGGGCATCACGAGATGCGCCGTCAGCGCGGTTTCCGTCGTGCTCATCGGCCAGATATGCAGGTCGTGAACCGCCTCCACCCCGTCGAGCCCAGCCAGCCAGCGTTCCACTTGCGGCTGTTCTATACCCGCCGGTACGCCGAGCAGGCCCAGCTTGAGGCTATCTTTCGCCAGCCCCCACGTACCCCAGCCAATGACGGCCACGATAATCAGACTGACCATCGGATCGATCCACCGCGCATCGGTGTAGAGAATCAGTATGCCGGCCAGCACCACCCCGACCGAAACCAGCGCGTCGGCTGCCATGTGCAGAAACGCCCCGCGAATATTGAGATCGTCTTCGCGTCCGCGCAGGAACAGCAGGGCTGTACCCAGATTGATGACGATTCCGATGCCCGCAACGATAATCATGGTCATGCCCTGAACCGGCGGTGGTTCAGCCAGCCGGTGCAGCGTCTCGTACAAGATTGCGCCCATCGCCACGAACAGCAGCGCCGCATTGACGAGGGCGGCCAGAATGGTGGAGCTCTTGTAACCATAGGTGAAGCGCGCGGTCGGCGGTTTCTTCGCCGCGATGCTTGCGCCCCACGCCAGGATCAGCGCCAACACGTCCGACAGATTGTGCCCGGCATCCGCGACCAGTGCCATTGAGCCGGAGAGGAACCCATAAGTCGCCTCGATAATGACGAACACCGTGTTGAGCACGATCCCGATGGCAAATGCGCGCCCGAAATCCGCCGGCGCATGGCTGTGACCATGTCCGTGCCCGTGCCCGCGTCCATCCCTTTGAACCGCGTGTCCGCCATGGTCGTGGCTATGTGCGTGACCTGCCCCCATCGTTTCTACTCGTAAACGCAGGCGTCGAGGGCGTCGCGCTGGACCACGCCGATGCGAGCGGCGATCGTATTGCCGTGGCGGCGCAACCAGCCCGATGGATTTGCCACACTACGCTGTTTCGGCTGCGGCAGGGCGGCGGCCATGCGGGCGGCCTCGGTCGGAGAAAGATTATCGGCGGAGTGATTGAAGTAGCGCTGCGCACCGGCTTCCACGCCGTATGTACCAATGCCGGTTTCCGCCACGTTGAGATAAACTTCCATGATGCGCCGCTTGCCCCAGATATTTTCGATGAGGAAGGTGAACCAGGCCTCCAGCCCCTTGCGAACATAACCGCCACCTTGCCATAGAAACACATTCTTGGCGGTTTGCTGACTGATGGTGGAGCCGCCGCGAATGCGCCCGCCCCGGGCGTTTTCGGCTGCGGCCTTCATGATGGCTTCACGGTCGAACCCGTCATGCGAACAGAATTTGCCGTCCTCGGCGGCAATTACCGCGCGGACCATATCGCGATCGGTGCTGGCGAGCGATTCCCAATCCTTCGTCGCACCATTCTCGTCCATCGCCATGGTCGCGGTGTATGGCACTGGTACAAAGCGGAACAGGATTACGGCCAGCAGGCTGAACCCGATGAAATAGATCACAAGTTTTACAAGGAATTTCAGAAGCCAGCCCATGGCGAGGGGCTACCCGATATCGGGAGCTGGATGCAACAAGCCCCCGCACTCCGTAGTGGAGGGCGGGGGCCTGTTTGCTGATCGGGTACCTGTTTACGCAGCGCTGGGCAGCAACCGCTCACCCGCAATTCGCTGCATCGCCTTCTGCAGCTTCTCGAATGCGCGCACCTCGATCTGGCGAATGCGTTCGCGGCTGACGTCGTAAACCTTGGACAGTTCTTCCAGCGTTTGCGGATCTTCCGTCAGGCGGCGTTCCGTCAGGATGTGCTGTTCGCGGTCGTTCAGCGCATCCATCGCTTCGTTCAGCATATCATGGCGATAGGCCGCCTCCTGTGCCTCGCCCACGATCGTGTCCTGCAGCGGACGGTCGTCCGTCAGCCAGTCCTGCCAAGATCCGCCGCCATCTTCATCGCCGCGCATCTGCACGTTGAGGGAGGCATCGCCGCCCATCATCATGCGGCGGTTCATGTTGATGACTTCCTGTTCCGGGACGCCCAGATCGGTTGCGATCTTGGTCACGTCATCGGGGTGCAGGTCGGTATCTTCGAAAGCCTCCAGCTGCTTTTTCATCCGGCGCAGGTTGAAAAACAGCTTCTTCTGCGCCGCAGTGGTGCCCATTTTGACGAGCGACCAGCTGCGCAGGATGAATTCCTGCATACTCGCCTTGATCCACCACATGGCATAGGTCGCCAGGCGGAAACCGCGATCGGGTTCGAATTTCTTGACGCCCTGCATTAGCCCGACATTCCCTTCGGAAATAAGGTCTGAAACGGGCAGGCCGTATCCGCGATAGCCCATGGCAATCTTGGCCACGAGCCGCAGGTGGCTGGAAACCAGCTGGGCCGCAGCCTCAGGGTCTTCATGTTCGGCATAGCGCTTGGCAAGCATGTATTCCTGCTCTGCCGTCAGCACGGGATATTTCTTGATCTCGGACAGATACCGGTTGAGGCTCTGTTCACCGCTCAAAGCGGGGATCGTTTTTTTTGCGTTACTCACGTTTTCCCTAACCTTTCCAGTGTCAGCCTCGCTCGCAAGACCCCTGATGGGCATCTGTGCTTTCAGGCTACGGGGTATGTATAGTTACATCCGGCGAACATTTCGCCTGCTTTTCGTCGATTTCAACGAGCGGTTTCGTCGATAAGTTCCTGCATATCGGGCGGCAGGTCGGCCGAAAAGCTGACCGTTTCGCCGCTGGCAGGGTGGATGAAGCCGAGCTCCGCCGCGTGCAGCGCCTGTCGGGTAAAATCCAACCGTTCGATGATCCGGCCGAGCCCATGCGCCAATCGTGCAGGTGCCATGCCGTAGACTTGATCCCCTAATAGCGGATTGCCGATTGACGAACAGTGAACGCGGACCTGGTGTGTGCGCCCTGTTTCGAGCCGGCATTCGAGCAACGCGCAGCCCGGCATGGTTTGCAGCGTCTTATAATGAGTTACGGCATGTTTTCCGCGCGTTACGCCGGGTGCGAGCACCGCCATTTTCTTGCGGTTCCGCTCACTTCGCCCGAGCCTGCCGGCGATCGTTCCGGCAGCCGGATCGGGGTGCCCGGCGCACACGGCGAGGTAGCGGCGATGGATGGAATGATCGGCAAACTGGGCTGCCAATCCTTCATGCGCGGCATCCGTTTTTGCTACGACCAGCAGGCCCGACGTGTCCTTGTCGATCCGGTGGACAATACCGGGGCGGGCCACTCCGTTGATACCCGACAATTCTCCTTTGCAGTGGTAAAGCAAAGCATTCACCAGCGTGCCGGTGCGGTTCCCGGCTGCGGGGTGCACCACCAGTCCCGCAGGCTTGTCGACCACCAGGAGATGTTCGTCCTCGTAAACGATGGCAAGCGGGATCTCTTCCGGCTGCGCGACCGGATCGACGGGCGGGGGGAGGGTAACGATGTAGGACATCCCTTCGCGCGCTTTTGCGGCTGGCGAAGTGGCGGGCTTGTTATCGATGGTAATGGCACCGGCGGCGATCAGCGATTTCACGCGTTCACGCGAAAGGCCTGTGACCTCGGCCAGAGCCTTGTCCAGGCGGCCTGATGTGGCAAGCGTTCCATTCAAGGTCGTACCAGTAACTCGTGGATTTGTATGACTTACCTCCGTTCGCCCTAAGCTTGTCGAAGGGCTGCCCTTACTTTCAGCCAGAACTGAAATCGCCTCCCAATCGCCGCGTATCAAAGCCAGCTTTTTCGCCCGCGACCAACCCTTGATCCTGCGTTCGGCCTCAAGCGCTTCCACACGCGACACCATTTCCTGCGACCATACCAATTCCACGGGCGCGAAATCTCTTGTGAAACCAGATACCGAACCAGATTGATGCTGTGCAATTCGGCGCTCCAAATCATCCGTGTGACCTGTGTAGATACGTCCGCCCCGGCAGTGTAGCATATAAGTCCAGAATGGCATCCTGCGCTGCTAAGTGAAGGGCAGCCCTTCGACAAGCTCAGGGCGAACGGGAAGG of the Alteripontixanthobacter maritimus genome contains:
- a CDS encoding RluA family pseudouridine synthase: MPFWTYMLHCRGGRIYTGHTDDLERRIAQHQSGSVSGFTRDFAPVELVWSQEMVSRVEALEAERRIKGWSRAKKLALIRGDWEAISVLAESKGSPSTSLGRTEVSHTNPRVTGTTLNGTLATSGRLDKALAEVTGLSRERVKSLIAAGAITIDNKPATSPAAKAREGMSYIVTLPPPVDPVAQPEEIPLAIVYEDEHLLVVDKPAGLVVHPAAGNRTGTLVNALLYHCKGELSGINGVARPGIVHRIDKDTSGLLVVAKTDAAHEGLAAQFADHSIHRRYLAVCAGHPDPAAGTIAGRLGRSERNRKKMAVLAPGVTRGKHAVTHYKTLQTMPGCALLECRLETGRTHQVRVHCSSIGNPLLGDQVYGMAPARLAHGLGRIIERLDFTRQALHAAELGFIHPASGETVSFSADLPPDMQELIDETAR